Proteins found in one Anabas testudineus chromosome 1, fAnaTes1.2, whole genome shotgun sequence genomic segment:
- the LOC113162295 gene encoding uncharacterized protein LOC113162295 isoform X1, giving the protein MDKLYTLIIFLLVSISGVNATSQVQVSGPMLELPVRLGDNITLYCDCKTSSGVYIRWYRICSHVNQPSLVLSTRYPHEMELMDKDDSNGFLNPFPRFHFVKNQSSESYDLLILNITDSDEGLYYCGTEQLKVEDEIKLNQKYVYSYSNVTTRIFLFEPHYQTNPQDCGLCWKLLFYLCPTCAVFSSLLSSLLVYHFSKKTGKDGHFNEKRFETRGLTKENQDEDVCYAALEIRQASKKVKKTESQSSDFCTYSDINTCRM; this is encoded by the exons ATGGATAAGTTGTATACTTTAATTATCTTTCTCTTAG TTTCTATTTCAGGAGTTAATGCTACCAGTCAAGTTCAGGTCTCTGGACCTATGCTGGAGTTGCCTGTCAGACTAGGAGACAACATCACTCTCTACTGTGACTGTAAAACATCTAGCGGAGTGTACATAAGGTGGTACAGGATCTGTTCTCATGTGAACCAGCCTTCACTAGTTCTGAGCACCAGATACCCACATGAAATGGAATTAATGGACAAAGACGACAGCAACGGTTTTCTGAATCCCTTCCCTCGTTTCCATTTTGTGAAAAACCAGTCCTCTGAATCCTACGACCTGCTGATTTTGAACATCACTGATTCTGACGAAGGCCTCTATTACTGTGGAACTGAACAGCTGAAGGTGGAGGATGAGATAAAACTGAatcaaaaatatgtttacagCTACAGCAATGTCACAACCAGGATCTTTTTGT ttgaaCCGCATTATCAAACGAATCCTCAAGATTGTGGTCTGTGCTGGAAACTGCTGTTCTATTTGTGTCCGACTTgtgctgttttctcctctctcctctcctcccttctgGTTTATCACTTCAGTAAGAAAACAG GTAAAGACGGTCACTTTAATGAGAAAAGATTTGAAACCAGAGGTCTCACAAAAGAAAATCAG GATGAAGATGTGTGTTATGCTGCACTGGAAATCCGACAGGCGTCAAAGAAAGTGAAGAAGACGGAATCCCAGAGTTCAGATTTCTGCACTTATTCCGACATCAATACCTGCAGGATGTAA
- the LOC113162295 gene encoding uncharacterized protein LOC113162295 isoform X2, producing MDKLYTLIIFLLGVNATSQVQVSGPMLELPVRLGDNITLYCDCKTSSGVYIRWYRICSHVNQPSLVLSTRYPHEMELMDKDDSNGFLNPFPRFHFVKNQSSESYDLLILNITDSDEGLYYCGTEQLKVEDEIKLNQKYVYSYSNVTTRIFLFEPHYQTNPQDCGLCWKLLFYLCPTCAVFSSLLSSLLVYHFSKKTGKDGHFNEKRFETRGLTKENQDEDVCYAALEIRQASKKVKKTESQSSDFCTYSDINTCRM from the exons ATGGATAAGTTGTATACTTTAATTATCTTTCTCTTAG GAGTTAATGCTACCAGTCAAGTTCAGGTCTCTGGACCTATGCTGGAGTTGCCTGTCAGACTAGGAGACAACATCACTCTCTACTGTGACTGTAAAACATCTAGCGGAGTGTACATAAGGTGGTACAGGATCTGTTCTCATGTGAACCAGCCTTCACTAGTTCTGAGCACCAGATACCCACATGAAATGGAATTAATGGACAAAGACGACAGCAACGGTTTTCTGAATCCCTTCCCTCGTTTCCATTTTGTGAAAAACCAGTCCTCTGAATCCTACGACCTGCTGATTTTGAACATCACTGATTCTGACGAAGGCCTCTATTACTGTGGAACTGAACAGCTGAAGGTGGAGGATGAGATAAAACTGAatcaaaaatatgtttacagCTACAGCAATGTCACAACCAGGATCTTTTTGT ttgaaCCGCATTATCAAACGAATCCTCAAGATTGTGGTCTGTGCTGGAAACTGCTGTTCTATTTGTGTCCGACTTgtgctgttttctcctctctcctctcctcccttctgGTTTATCACTTCAGTAAGAAAACAG GTAAAGACGGTCACTTTAATGAGAAAAGATTTGAAACCAGAGGTCTCACAAAAGAAAATCAG GATGAAGATGTGTGTTATGCTGCACTGGAAATCCGACAGGCGTCAAAGAAAGTGAAGAAGACGGAATCCCAGAGTTCAGATTTCTGCACTTATTCCGACATCAATACCTGCAGGATGTAA